Sequence from the Actinomyces slackii genome:
GCCAGGGTGACGACCTGGGAGTGCCCGCCGTAGCCGGTGGTGTCACCGGCGTCGGAGGCGCCGAACTGCCCGGTGTGGGAGGAGATGACCTCGACCCGCAGCTCGGGGCGCACGGGGGTCCCGGCGATCTCGGGGACTGCCGGCTCTGCGGGGGCCTGGAGCTGGGCGCCCTCGGCGGTGGGGGTGGTCTCGCTCATGCCAGCAGGCCCTTCATCTCATGGGTGGGGGTGGCGGCCAGGGCGGCGGCCTCGACGGCGCGCGCGATCTCCTCGCGGTGCTTGAACAGGGGCTTGCGCTCGACCTGCCGGGTCAGCTCCAGCATGGCGTTGAGGAGCATCTCGGGGCGGGGCGGGCAGCCGGGAAGGTAGATGTCCACCGGCACGATGTGGTCGCAGCCCTGGACGATCGCGTAGTTGTTGAAGATGCCGCCCGAGGAGGCGCAGGCGCCCATGGAGATGACCCACTTGGGCTCGGGCATGGAGTCGTAGACATTGCGCACGATGGGGGCCATCTTGTGGGAGACCCGGCCCGAGACGATCATGACGTCGGCGTGGCGGGGGGAGGCGCGGAAGACCTCCCAGCCGAATCGGGACATGTCGAAGCGGGGGGTGCCGGCGGCCATCATCTCGATGGCGCAGCAGGCCAGCCCCATGGTCACCGGCCACATGGAGCGGGCCTGGGCCAGGCCGGCGAGCTTCTCGACCGTGGTCAGCAGGAAGCCGGGCGAGTCGACCTCGGCGGCGGCCTGGGCGTGCAGGTCGTCCCGCTTGGAGGGGATGGACGCCATGAAGGCGTTGTGCTCTTTCATGTTCATGCCTGTGATGCCTCTCTGTCCGTGAGTCCCGCGCCGCTCAGTCCCAGTCCAGTCCGCCGCGGCGCCACTCCAGGATGTAGGGCACCGTGATGAGGGCGATGAAGATCAGCGCCGCGGACAGCCCGAAGAAGCCCAGGCGGCCGAAGGCCGTGGCCCAGGGGTAGAGGAAGACGATCTCGACGTCGAAGATGATGAAGGTCATGCCCACCAGGTAGAAGGAGACGGGGAAGCGCCCGTGCTCGGTGTTGCCGGGGGTGGGGTCGATGCCGCACTCGTAGTTGGCGACCTTGACCCGGTTGCGGCGCCCCGGGCTGATGATGGCGCTCATGCCCAGGCCGCCGAGGGCCACCAGGAGGGCGACGGCCGCCATGATGAGCAGGGAGACGTAGGGGTTCATGCTGCCGGCACCATCCTTGTCAGGAGCTGGATGAAGTGGTCGATGGAGTCGCCGCCGCGGCGCTCCCATCCGTCGGACAGGAGCTTGGTGACGAGTTTCATGAGGTGCTTGCGCGGCAGCCCGTGGCGGGTGCACAGGCGCATGACCTCGGGGTGCTCGATGAGGGAGACGAAGACGCGCCCCAGCGTGTAGTAGCCGCCCATCTCAGCCTTCAGGGCGGCCGGGTACTGGGCCAGGGCCCGCTCGCGCCCTGCGCGGCTGGTGCGGGAGGCCGCCTGGGCGGCGGTCTCGGCGGCCAGGCGGCCGGACATGAGGGCCTGGGCGATGCCCTCGCCGTTGAAGGGGGAGACCATGCCCCCGGCGTCGCCGAGCAGCATGAGGCCGTCGGCGTAGTGGGGCTTGCGGTTGAAGGCCATGGGCAGGGCGGCGCTGGCCAGGCGGCCCACGCGGTTGTCCTCGGTGAGCTGCCAGGAGGCGGGGACGTTGCGCATCCAGGCGGCGAAGACGGCGCGGTAGTCGATGCGGGTGGTGGCGGCGCGCGAGGAGACCGAGCCCAGGCCCACATTGACCAGGCCCTCCCCCACCGGCCAGATCCAGCCGTAGCCGGGAAGGAGCGTGGAGGAGCCGGCGGGCCCGTCCCACAGCTCGAGCTGGGACTCCATCCAGGCGTCGTCGGCGCGGGGCGAGCGGTAGTAGGCGCGCACGGCCACGCCCATGGGGCGGCGCTCGTCCTTGGTGCGCCCCATGGCGGTGGCCAGGCGGGCGGAGACCCCTCCGGCGTCGATGATCAGGGGGGCGGTGAAGTCAGTGGGCCGGTCGATGCCGGGGTAGGTCACGCGGGCGCTGGGCTTGGCGCTGACGCCGATGACGCGGCCGCCCGGGGTGGTCAGCGGGGCGGTGACGGTGATGCCGGTGATGAGGCGGGCGCCCGCGGCGGCGGCGTGCTCGGCCAGGTCGCGGTCCAGCAGGGCGCGGGGGCGGGCCATGCCGTAGGAGGGGAAGGAGGCCTGCTCGGGCCAGGGGAAGTGGAGGCGGTGGCCGCCGCCGATGACGCGCAGCCCGGTGTTGCGCTGCCAGCCGGTGGTGTCGATGCCCAGGCGCACGAGCTCGCGCACGGCCGATGGGGTCAGGCCGTCTCCGCAGACCTTGTCCCGGCCGAGCTCCTGCTTCTCCATGAGGATGACGTCCATGCCCAGGGTGGCCAGGTGACGGGCGGCTGAGGATCCGGCCGGGCCGGCGCCGACGACGATGACGTCAGCCGTCGTGGCGGAGCGGGCGGGTCGATCGGAGGTGGACGCGGGAGCTGGTGAAGGCGGGTTCGGCGGGGTGGGAACGGCGTCAGGCTGTACGGCCCGGTTGCTCACTGGGGTCCCCCTTCCCTGCTCGGCTCGACGGCGTCAGCCCCGCGTTCAGCATGAGCCGGGCACGACTCTACCCAGGGCACCGGCCACCACTGACCACCCCGTTGATTCCGCGGGTGGGCGGCGGGTTTTCGGCGTCATGGCGGCGAAGGCGGGCGGCGAGGGCGGGCGGCTCCGAGTCCGAGCAGCACTCGAATTACGTCGCACCAGAATGACGAAAATATGGCGCGGATCATGGGACGAGGGTCCCAGGGGGCAGGTGGCTGCGGGCGGGACTGCGGGCGGAGGCTGCGAGCGTCCGGGCGGTCCAGTTCTGTCCATGGTGAACAACTTTCAAGCTCTCCACCGCCTGCCCCGATGGCAAACGCGCAGGTCAGAGCGTTTTCCAGCGGCGGACCCACGCGTGGAGGCGGCTAAAGTTGTTCACCGTGGACACCCGGCAGGGAGAAGGCGGATCGGCGACGGGCAGGCCGCCCACCAGACCGGACACTCCTCCGCACGTCGGAGGCAATGCGCGGCTGGCAAACTGCCACCGGAAAGTGGCGAGGAGCGTTGAAGGCGATGTAAACTGCTAGAAGTAGAGAGGTCTCTGATCAAGGAGGAGCATCATGGCGCTCAAGCAAGCCACGACGCGAATTGAGGACGATGAGTATGAGTTGTTCCGTGCGACGACGCGGGCATTAGGCACCACGCCTGCGGACGCGTTGCGCATGTTCATTTATGCATTCAATGAGCATCGAGGATTTCCTTACGACGTGCGCACATCTAAGCCCACCTTGGAGGCATTCGAGACGGAAGAGGATGCCACCCGCTTCGCAACAGAACTTGCACTGGGAGTAGCGGATGCTGCGGGGTGAGGTGTGGACTCTTAGGGACAAGGCATACGCAGCCAAAGCCAGGCCCGTCATCGTCGTTCAAGATGAGACTGTGGCGTCATTTGACTCGATCATCCTGTGCCTGCTGACAACATTCGATATGAAGGACGCCCCTACACGGGTCCGTATCGATCCAGATGAGAACAATGGACTCATGAAAACTAGCTACGCCATGACCGATAAGATCGTGACTGTGGACAAGAAAATGCTAGGAGAGCGCGTCGGCACGATTGAGACGACGCAGATGAATGCCATCTCCACTCAACTCGCGCGCTTGCTTGGGATCACATAGACAAGATCACACCTCAAGGCTTTTCCACGTCACGCAAGACGGAGCATCCAGTCACGAGAAACGGGAGCAGGAGGACAGGCACCAGAATCGCAAGACGCCAAGCGTCAACCCGCGCTCCACATGCTCAATCACCTGGGATCGAGATGAGCCTCAGCGCCATCCCTACTTCGTGCTGGCGGTGGATGTCGGCTCCCTCAGCCCTGGGGGACGGGTGCTGTCGGATTGTAGGTGAGTTCTTGGTCTGGCTGCTTCGCCACCTCGGCCACTCTATCGGCGATGGAGTGGACAATTTTCTTCAACTGCTCCTTCGATCCACCAGATCACCGCTACCCCTTCATCAAAGGATGCGCCTCGTTCATCCTCTTCTTCACTTCATCGGGTTCTGCGTGATGACGGCCCCGACGGCCACGGCGTGAGTGGAGTAGCGGTGGTGTGGTTCGGATTCGGGGCCAGCTCCTTCGGGTAGTAGATGAAGTCCTGCCGAGGTCCCGCAGCTACGCGGTGAATCGTAGATCCCAGTCGTTGAAGCAATTTCTTCGCCAACTCCGTCCTGAGTGCCGTATGAGCCTCACCA
This genomic interval carries:
- a CDS encoding NADH-quinone oxidoreductase subunit B is translated as MKEHNAFMASIPSKRDDLHAQAAAEVDSPGFLLTTVEKLAGLAQARSMWPVTMGLACCAIEMMAAGTPRFDMSRFGWEVFRASPRHADVMIVSGRVSHKMAPIVRNVYDSMPEPKWVISMGACASSGGIFNNYAIVQGCDHIVPVDIYLPGCPPRPEMLLNAMLELTRQVERKPLFKHREEIARAVEAAALAATPTHEMKGLLA
- the ndhC gene encoding NADH-quinone oxidoreductase subunit A; translation: MNPYVSLLIMAAVALLVALGGLGMSAIISPGRRNRVKVANYECGIDPTPGNTEHGRFPVSFYLVGMTFIIFDVEIVFLYPWATAFGRLGFFGLSAALIFIALITVPYILEWRRGGLDWD
- a CDS encoding geranylgeranyl reductase family protein produces the protein MVVGAGPAGSSAARHLATLGMDVILMEKQELGRDKVCGDGLTPSAVRELVRLGIDTTGWQRNTGLRVIGGGHRLHFPWPEQASFPSYGMARPRALLDRDLAEHAAAAGARLITGITVTAPLTTPGGRVIGVSAKPSARVTYPGIDRPTDFTAPLIIDAGGVSARLATAMGRTKDERRPMGVAVRAYYRSPRADDAWMESQLELWDGPAGSSTLLPGYGWIWPVGEGLVNVGLGSVSSRAATTRIDYRAVFAAWMRNVPASWQLTEDNRVGRLASAALPMAFNRKPHYADGLMLLGDAGGMVSPFNGEGIAQALMSGRLAAETAAQAASRTSRAGRERALAQYPAALKAEMGGYYTLGRVFVSLIEHPEVMRLCTRHGLPRKHLMKLVTKLLSDGWERRGGDSIDHFIQLLTRMVPAA
- a CDS encoding type II toxin-antitoxin system RelB/DinJ family antitoxin; protein product: MALKQATTRIEDDEYELFRATTRALGTTPADALRMFIYAFNEHRGFPYDVRTSKPTLEAFETEEDATRFATELALGVADAAG
- a CDS encoding type II toxin-antitoxin system PemK/MazF family toxin yields the protein MLRGEVWTLRDKAYAAKARPVIVVQDETVASFDSIILCLLTTFDMKDAPTRVRIDPDENNGLMKTSYAMTDKIVTVDKKMLGERVGTIETTQMNAISTQLARLLGIT